One genomic segment of Desmodus rotundus isolate HL8 chromosome 5, HLdesRot8A.1, whole genome shotgun sequence includes these proteins:
- the TMSB10 gene encoding thymosin beta-10, producing MADKPDMGEIASFDKAKLKKTETQEKNTLPTKETIEQEKRSEIS from the exons ATGGCAGACAAACCGGACATGGGGGAAATCGCCAGCTTCGATAAGGCCAAGCTGAAGAAGACGGAGACGCAGGAGAAGAACACCCTGCCGACCAAAGAGA CCATTGAGCAGGAGAAGCGGAGTGAGATTTCTTAA